A single genomic interval of Helianthus annuus cultivar XRQ/B chromosome 6, HanXRQr2.0-SUNRISE, whole genome shotgun sequence harbors:
- the LOC110865369 gene encoding nascent polypeptide-associated complex subunit alpha-like protein 3 — MAAPTQEELLAEHLEQQKIHNEEPLVEDDDDEDDDDDEDEDDVEGHGDASGRSKQSRSEKKSRKAMLKLGMKPILGVSRVTVKKSKNMLFVISKPDVFKSPASDTYVIFGEAKIEDLNSQLQSQAAEQFKAPNLSNVISTPEPTAVAQDDEDVDETGVEPKDIELVMTQAGVSRPKAVRALKAADGDIVSAIMELTT, encoded by the exons ATGGCTGCTCCCACACAAGAAGAACTTCTCGCCGAACATCTCGAACAACAAAAGATCCAT AATGAGGAACCtttggttgaagatgatgatgatgaagatgatgatgacgatgaggATGAAGATGATGTTGAAG GCCACGGAGATGCAAGTGGTAGGTCTAAGCAAAGCAGAAGTGAGAAAAAGAGTCGAAAGGCTATGTTAAAGCTTGGAATGAAGCCCATTCTTGGAGTCAGTCGTGTTACCGTTAAAAAGAGCAAGAAT ATGCTATTTGTGATCTCAAAGCCAGATGTTTTCAAGTCCCCTGCTTCAGACACATACGTAATATTCGGCGAAGCAAAAATAGAGGATCTGAACTCACAGTTGCAGAGTCAGGCAGCAGAGCAATTCAAAGCACCTAACCTTAGCAACGTGATATCGACGCCTGAGCCAACAGCCGTGGCTCAGGACGATGAGGATGTAGACGAGACCGGGGTGGAGCCCAAGGACATCGAGCTGGTCATGACTCAAGCCGGGGTCTCAAGACCAAAGGCGGTCAGGGCTTTAAAGGCTGCGGATGGTGACATTGTATCGGCCATTATGGAACTCACAACTTGA